In the Magnetospira sp. QH-2 genome, one interval contains:
- a CDS encoding S41 family peptidase: MTFRIAAAIVHTLFCLGFFVAGCAPVPTTTTPSATTPVATSVASLAPLPRPAMTHTLTTGYEAITDKFIQPVSVARLALDGLQGLGAIDPALVARADDKQLEIRVGAVKLASLAVPEEGDVGAWARLSIDAIDAARHGSPALRKADSETVYEALFDSALSQLDVYSRYAGAEQARKQRARREGFGGIGIRYRAAASRVRITEVLPDTPAHVAGITKNSLITQIDGAGTAKLNRIQIQNLLRGPINSRVTLRILPANEHKAVTFDLVRRRIVPASVFDKGTKDGIVVLRISSFNQHTSRNLAKAIKEKKDQLGSTFRGLIIDLRGNPGGLLRQAIDVVDLFLDQGAIVRTRGRHDDSFQSYEAESGDILNGLPLVLVVDGKSASAAEIVAAALQDHGRAAVIGTSSYGKGTVQTVIRLPNDGEMTLTWSRFISPSGYVLHGLGVRPVLCTSRNTSWSDKTDADLSDMVDRGRAALTAWRTAPSDDNVQRGALRDACPAERRRHNSDLVLARRVVSDTPLYAHMITPKATASVAEHRPESN; encoded by the coding sequence ATGACTTTTCGCATCGCCGCCGCGATCGTTCATACACTCTTCTGCCTCGGCTTTTTCGTGGCGGGCTGTGCGCCCGTGCCCACGACGACCACGCCCAGCGCCACGACACCCGTGGCAACCTCGGTGGCAAGCCTTGCGCCGCTGCCTCGCCCGGCCATGACCCATACCCTGACCACTGGGTATGAAGCCATCACCGACAAGTTCATCCAACCGGTATCCGTGGCCCGGCTGGCCCTCGACGGGCTTCAGGGACTGGGGGCCATTGATCCCGCCCTGGTCGCCAGGGCTGATGACAAGCAACTGGAAATCCGTGTTGGCGCGGTCAAACTGGCCAGCCTCGCTGTTCCCGAGGAAGGCGACGTGGGGGCCTGGGCCCGCCTGTCCATTGACGCCATCGATGCCGCCCGGCACGGCTCTCCGGCCCTGCGCAAGGCGGATTCCGAGACGGTCTACGAAGCCTTGTTCGACAGTGCTCTTTCGCAACTCGATGTCTATTCCCGATACGCCGGTGCCGAACAGGCACGAAAACAGCGGGCGCGGCGGGAAGGTTTCGGCGGCATCGGCATCCGCTATCGCGCCGCCGCATCCCGGGTGCGGATCACCGAAGTATTGCCCGATACACCGGCCCATGTGGCGGGGATCACCAAGAATAGCCTGATCACTCAGATCGACGGCGCGGGTACGGCCAAATTGAATCGGATCCAGATCCAAAACCTGTTGCGTGGCCCCATCAATAGCCGGGTCACGCTACGCATCCTGCCCGCCAACGAGCACAAGGCCGTGACCTTTGACCTGGTACGGCGGCGCATCGTTCCCGCCTCGGTTTTCGACAAGGGAACCAAAGACGGTATCGTGGTGCTGCGCATTTCCAGCTTCAATCAGCACACCAGCCGCAACCTGGCCAAGGCAATCAAAGAAAAGAAAGACCAGTTGGGAAGCACCTTTCGAGGGCTGATCATCGATCTGCGCGGCAATCCTGGCGGCCTTTTGCGGCAAGCCATCGACGTGGTGGACCTGTTCTTGGATCAAGGGGCCATCGTGCGCACCCGGGGCCGCCATGATGATAGCTTCCAGTCTTACGAAGCGGAATCCGGCGATATCCTGAACGGGTTGCCTTTGGTTTTGGTGGTGGATGGCAAGTCCGCTTCGGCCGCGGAGATTGTTGCGGCGGCCTTGCAAGATCATGGTCGCGCCGCGGTGATTGGCACCAGCTCTTATGGCAAGGGCACGGTCCAGACGGTGATTCGGCTCCCCAACGATGGCGAGATGACTCTGACTTGGTCCCGGTTTATTTCCCCATCGGGCTATGTGCTGCACGGTCTTGGCGTCCGTCCCGTTCTCTGCACCAGCCGGAATACCAGCTGGAGCGACAAGACCGATGCCGATCTCTCCGACATGGTCGATCGAGGTCGCGCCGCGCTAACCGCTTGGCGAACGGCACCTTCGGACGACAATGTCCAGCGCGGCGCGCTCCGTGATGCCTGCCCGGCCGAGCGACGGCGACATAACAGCGACCTGGTTTTAGCTCGGCGGGTGGTGTCGGATACCCCGCTTTATGCCCATATGATCACCCCAAAGGCCACCGCGTCGGTGGCTGAACATCGCCCCGAGTCCAATTGA
- the rpmG gene encoding 50S ribosomal protein L33: MAKPSTIQVKLVSTADTGFFYVTNKNPKTSTEKLQFRKYDPVARKHVLFKESKIK; this comes from the coding sequence ATGGCCAAGCCATCGACCATTCAGGTAAAGTTGGTGAGCACCGCCGACACCGGCTTTTTCTATGTGACCAACAAGAACCCGAAGACTTCCACCGAGAAGCTTCAGTTCCGCAAGTACGATCCGGTGGCGCGCAAGCACGTGCTGTTCAAGGAATCCAAGATCAAGTAA
- a CDS encoding PleD family two-component system response regulator, giving the protein MSARVLIVDDMMPSVRMLGAKLSSEYYDVVTATDGPSALEIIENQPPDLVLLDAMMPGMDGFEVCRQIKGNGDTAYIPVIMVTALSETDDRVRALENGADDFLTKPVDDLNLFARVRSMIRMKQLLDQWRLREETSRELGLPPNDILLNASDGNNANVVVVENSQIEARSLGEAMSEDGHNTVFIDTVTEACGSMVFQEADLAIISLDVDDEDPLRLCSILRSAESTRHLPILLVGGEHDMARLVRALDLGVNDYLLRPLERVELKARVRSQIRRKRYQERLRTNFLQNLSLAVTDTLTGLHNRRYLESHMETLVKRAEESGRPLSILMIDIDHFKRVNDDYGHPAGDAVLRELANRIARSLRGFDLVTRYGGEEFLTLMPDTDIKIATGVATRLCEQIAAETVALPHDLGETQITVSIGVTKMKTGSETADEFIQRVDEALYKAKEQGRNQVVVA; this is encoded by the coding sequence ATGTCCGCGCGCGTCCTGATCGTCGATGACATGATGCCCAGCGTGCGCATGCTGGGTGCCAAGCTGTCCTCGGAATACTACGATGTGGTAACCGCCACCGACGGCCCCTCGGCGCTGGAAATCATCGAAAATCAGCCACCGGACCTGGTATTGCTGGACGCCATGATGCCGGGCATGGATGGCTTTGAGGTCTGTCGCCAGATTAAGGGCAACGGCGATACCGCCTATATTCCAGTGATTATGGTCACCGCCCTCAGCGAGACCGATGATCGGGTGAGGGCGCTGGAAAACGGCGCCGATGATTTTCTGACCAAGCCGGTGGACGATCTCAACCTGTTCGCCCGGGTGCGCTCCATGATCCGCATGAAGCAGTTGCTGGATCAGTGGCGGCTGCGCGAAGAGACCTCGCGGGAGCTGGGCCTGCCTCCCAACGATATATTGCTCAACGCCTCGGACGGCAACAATGCCAACGTGGTGGTGGTGGAAAACAGCCAGATCGAAGCCCGCAGCCTGGGCGAAGCTATGTCGGAAGACGGGCACAATACGGTCTTCATCGATACGGTGACAGAGGCTTGCGGCTCGATGGTGTTCCAAGAAGCGGATCTGGCGATTATCAGCCTGGACGTGGACGATGAAGACCCCTTGCGGCTTTGTTCGATCCTGCGCTCGGCGGAATCCACCCGGCATCTGCCCATTTTGCTGGTTGGTGGCGAGCACGACATGGCCAGGCTGGTGCGGGCGCTGGATCTGGGGGTCAATGACTACCTTCTGCGGCCCTTGGAGCGTGTGGAACTCAAGGCCCGCGTGCGCAGCCAGATCCGCCGTAAACGCTATCAGGAGCGCTTGCGCACCAACTTCTTGCAGAATCTGTCTTTGGCGGTCACCGATACCCTGACCGGGCTGCACAACCGGCGCTATCTGGAATCCCACATGGAAACCCTGGTCAAGCGGGCCGAAGAATCCGGGCGACCTTTGTCGATCTTGATGATCGATATCGACCACTTCAAAAGGGTCAACGATGACTACGGCCATCCGGCGGGGGATGCGGTCCTGCGCGAATTGGCCAACCGCATTGCCCGCAGTTTACGCGGATTTGATTTGGTGACCCGTTACGGCGGCGAGGAGTTCCTGACCTTGATGCCGGACACGGATATAAAAATCGCCACCGGGGTTGCCACCCGGCTGTGCGAGCAGATTGCGGCGGAGACCGTGGCCCTGCCTCACGATCTGGGCGAGACCCAGATTACCGTCAGCATCGGGGTGACAAAGATGAAGACCGGATCGGAAACCGCCGATGAATTCATTCAGCGTGTGGATGAGGCTTTGTATAAGGCCAAGGAACAAGGGCGCAACCAGGTGGTCGTGGCTTAA
- a CDS encoding response regulator gives MAKKILIVEDNDLNMKLFNDLLQAQGYDTVQTPDGRKVLDLARAESPDLILMDIQLPEISGLEVTRLLKLDDGLQNIPVIAVTAFAMKGDEEKIREGGCDGYIAKPISVPEFIATVSTFLS, from the coding sequence ATGGCGAAAAAAATCCTCATTGTCGAGGACAACGATCTCAACATGAAGCTATTCAACGACCTGCTGCAGGCCCAGGGCTATGACACCGTTCAGACCCCCGATGGCCGCAAGGTGTTGGATCTGGCACGGGCGGAGAGCCCGGACCTCATTTTGATGGATATCCAATTGCCGGAAATCTCCGGTCTCGAAGTGACTCGGTTGCTCAAGCTGGATGACGGTTTGCAGAATATACCCGTCATAGCGGTCACGGCATTTGCCATGAAGGGGGATGAGGAAAAGATCCGCGAGGGCGGATGCGACGGCTATATTGCCAAGCCCATCTCGGTGCCGGAATTCATCGCCACCGTTTCCACTTTTTTATCTTAG
- a CDS encoding Crp/Fnr family transcriptional regulator produces MAETETNTLAGVSLLDPLGDPEREALERACSWRHYDPHEQILDRQSESQDVCFVVKGRVRVVNYSLTGREITLDDVMEGSYFGELAAIDGAPRSASVMALDKTLIAFLPRTAFVTLLEKHADVTLTLLRRLAMIIRTSTDRIMDLSTLGANNRVHAELLRQARLVMDDESTEAVLSPIPVHGDIASRVSTTRETVARVMNDLARQGIVERRKEALAITDPERLEDLVEQVRGD; encoded by the coding sequence GTGGCCGAAACGGAAACCAACACATTGGCGGGCGTGAGCTTGCTTGACCCGCTTGGAGATCCCGAGCGCGAGGCACTCGAACGCGCCTGCTCTTGGCGCCATTATGATCCGCATGAACAGATCCTGGATCGTCAAAGCGAGTCCCAAGACGTCTGTTTCGTGGTCAAAGGGCGCGTGCGGGTGGTCAACTATTCGCTGACCGGCCGCGAGATTACCTTGGACGATGTCATGGAAGGCAGCTACTTCGGGGAGCTGGCGGCCATTGATGGCGCGCCGCGATCGGCTTCGGTCATGGCCTTGGACAAGACCTTGATCGCCTTCCTGCCCCGTACCGCTTTTGTGACGCTTTTAGAGAAGCATGCCGATGTCACCCTGACTCTGCTGCGACGTCTGGCCATGATCATTCGAACGTCAACCGACCGGATTATGGATCTCTCCACCCTGGGTGCCAACAACCGGGTTCACGCCGAATTGCTGCGCCAGGCCCGCCTTGTCATGGATGACGAAAGTACCGAGGCTGTTCTTTCGCCGATTCCGGTGCATGGGGATATCGCCAGCCGGGTGAGCACCACCCGTGAAACGGTGGCCCGGGTGATGAATGATCTGGCCCGACAGGGGATCGTCGAACGCCGCAAGGAGGCCCTGGCGATCACCGATCCGGAGCGCCTCGAAGACCTGGTCGAGCAGGTCCGCGGAGACTGA
- a CDS encoding glycosyltransferase family 2 protein — protein sequence MTRKAATSSPTIAVVIPCYRETGHILDVLASIGSEVARIFVVDDACPDHTGNHVSAHCSDNRVSVITLTENSGVGGATIAGYRAAIEADTDIIVKLDGDGQMDPAFIPKLIRPIVQGRADYAKGNRFYDLDNLSGMPKVRIVGNLGLSFASKMSSGYWDLFDPTNGYTAIHAKVAAKLPLDKIRRDFFFESDMLFRLGTIRAVVADVPMAAHYGSETSSLSTRRVLLPFAWNHYVNTGKRLFYSYFLRDFSAASVELLVGKLMFLFGLIFGLWHWRLSVVTGIPATAGTVLLAALPILLGSQLLIAFLNFDTRNQPHEPLHPYL from the coding sequence GTGACCCGAAAAGCCGCAACATCATCGCCCACCATCGCCGTGGTCATCCCCTGTTACCGGGAGACCGGGCATATTCTCGATGTGCTGGCCAGCATCGGATCCGAAGTGGCCAGGATATTTGTCGTCGATGATGCCTGCCCGGATCATACCGGCAACCATGTGAGCGCCCATTGCAGCGATAACCGGGTCTCGGTCATCACCCTGACCGAAAACAGCGGGGTCGGCGGCGCCACCATCGCCGGGTACCGCGCCGCCATTGAGGCGGACACCGATATTATCGTCAAGCTGGACGGGGACGGCCAAATGGACCCGGCCTTCATCCCCAAGCTCATCCGACCCATCGTCCAAGGCCGTGCCGACTACGCCAAGGGCAACCGATTCTATGACCTGGACAACCTGTCGGGCATGCCCAAGGTCCGCATTGTCGGCAATCTGGGCTTGTCCTTCGCCTCGAAAATGTCGTCGGGCTATTGGGATCTCTTCGATCCCACCAACGGCTATACCGCCATCCATGCCAAGGTCGCGGCCAAGCTGCCACTGGATAAGATCCGCCGGGATTTCTTTTTTGAATCGGACATGTTGTTCCGGCTCGGCACCATCCGCGCGGTGGTCGCCGACGTCCCCATGGCCGCCCATTATGGCAGCGAGACCAGCAGCCTCAGCACCCGCCGTGTTTTGCTTCCCTTTGCCTGGAATCACTATGTCAATACCGGCAAACGGCTGTTCTATTCCTATTTTCTAAGGGATTTCAGCGCGGCTTCCGTGGAACTTCTGGTGGGCAAGCTGATGTTTCTATTCGGCTTGATCTTTGGATTGTGGCACTGGCGCCTCAGTGTCGTCACCGGGATTCCAGCCACGGCGGGCACGGTGCTGCTCGCCGCCCTGCCCATTCTCCTGGGCAGCCAATTGCTCATCGCCTTTTTGAATTTTGATACCCGGAATCAGCCGCACGAGCCCCTGCATCCGTATTTATAA
- a CDS encoding gamma-glutamyltransferase codes for MAAIKGAVAAGHAATADAAEAVLREGGNAFDAALAAIAAATVAEPVLSSLGGGGFLMAQPANGKPVLYDFFTQTPKQRRREDEVDFFPIVADFGATQQEFHIGMASVATPGMVRGLFDVHTDLGRMPMTEVLAPAVALAKQGLQLNRLQAYIFSVVGPIYESNPTILAQFESSTRPGELCGEGDFYRCPDQADALDALAHEGAELFYRGEMGASLIEACRDRGGHLTRADLQDYRLERRAPLTRLWRDARLLTNPPPSSGGLLIAFALELLRDETCARDGFGGWTHLDRLTRAMALTNKARVDHGLHEAGEDGAVARLLDPGLVESYRQQVLGRPAASRGTTHVSVMDGEGNAAAVTVSNGEGSGYVLPGTGIVINNMLGEEDINPHGFHQWPTDMRQASMMAPSLLLKANGGQVALGSGGSNRIRTAILQVLLNIGHFGMALEEAVPAPRLHFERGRLNAEPGFEPNLLNRLSADPLVEDLCQWDDLNLFFGGVHAVSQDRSGVLHGAGDPRRGGVIRVLD; via the coding sequence ATGGCGGCGATCAAGGGAGCCGTGGCGGCGGGCCACGCGGCAACAGCCGATGCGGCGGAAGCGGTGCTCCGCGAGGGTGGGAATGCCTTTGACGCGGCCCTGGCGGCCATCGCGGCGGCGACGGTGGCAGAGCCGGTGCTGTCTTCTCTTGGCGGCGGCGGTTTCTTGATGGCGCAACCGGCCAACGGCAAGCCGGTGCTGTATGACTTTTTCACCCAGACCCCCAAGCAGCGCCGTCGCGAAGACGAGGTGGACTTCTTCCCCATCGTCGCTGATTTTGGCGCCACCCAGCAGGAATTTCACATTGGCATGGCTTCGGTGGCGACGCCGGGCATGGTGCGTGGTCTGTTTGATGTGCATACCGACCTGGGCCGCATGCCCATGACCGAGGTGTTGGCCCCGGCCGTTGCCCTGGCCAAGCAGGGACTGCAGCTTAATCGGTTGCAGGCCTATATCTTCTCGGTCGTCGGACCGATCTATGAGTCCAATCCAACCATCCTGGCGCAGTTCGAAAGCAGCACACGGCCCGGCGAACTCTGTGGCGAGGGGGATTTCTATCGCTGCCCGGACCAGGCCGATGCTCTGGATGCCCTGGCCCACGAAGGCGCCGAGTTATTCTATCGCGGCGAGATGGGCGCTTCCCTCATTGAGGCCTGCCGGGACCGGGGTGGGCACCTCACCCGAGCTGATCTGCAAGACTACCGCTTGGAGCGCCGGGCCCCCTTGACCCGCCTCTGGCGGGATGCCCGTTTGTTGACCAATCCACCGCCCTCGTCGGGCGGGCTGTTGATCGCCTTCGCCCTGGAACTGTTGCGCGACGAAACCTGCGCCCGTGACGGATTCGGTGGCTGGACCCATCTGGATCGGCTAACCCGGGCGATGGCGCTGACTAACAAGGCGCGGGTGGATCACGGCTTGCATGAGGCGGGCGAGGATGGTGCGGTGGCCCGGTTGTTGGATCCTGGTCTCGTGGAAAGCTATCGGCAGCAGGTGCTGGGCCGACCAGCGGCCAGCCGGGGTACCACTCACGTGAGCGTCATGGACGGTGAAGGCAATGCCGCCGCCGTCACCGTCAGCAATGGCGAAGGTAGCGGCTATGTGCTACCCGGCACCGGCATCGTGATCAACAACATGCTGGGCGAGGAAGACATCAATCCGCATGGCTTCCACCAATGGCCGACGGATATGCGTCAGGCCTCCATGATGGCGCCATCACTGCTGCTGAAAGCCAATGGTGGGCAGGTGGCCTTGGGATCTGGTGGCTCCAACCGCATCCGCACGGCGATCCTGCAAGTACTCTTGAACATCGGGCATTTTGGCATGGCCTTGGAAGAAGCGGTGCCCGCGCCCCGGCTGCATTTCGAACGGGGCAGGCTCAACGCCGAGCCAGGCTTCGAACCAAATCTGCTCAATCGTCTATCGGCGGATCCGCTGGTCGAGGATCTCTGTCAATGGGACGACCTGAACCTGTTCTTTGGCGGCGTCCACGCGGTGTCCCAGGACCGATCCGGTGTCCTGCACGGCGCCGGCGACCCCCGCCGGGGCGGCGTGATTCGGGTATTGGACTGA
- a CDS encoding SLAC1 anion channel family protein: MSEQQTSSDLHWLAHVPVPLFAVVMGVVGLGLAWRKAHDVLDLSAVPGEAVLLLGGSLFLAILVLYGLKVLRFPAEFKAEMNHPVRANFGAAVSISLLLMASAFLGWNRAVAEGLWMAGAALQLAITLRMLGRWLFEAYEIHHSNPAWFIPVVGNLLVPIAGVKLGHLETAWFFFSVGMVFWVVLFSIVFYRIVFHPQMPPKLVPTLFIFIPPPAVGFLAYLLLTGGELDPFARILFSFAFFLVILLISLGRRFASVPFAITWWAFTFPLDAAALATLEYARLTGSTLFSGAAWGLLLLATGVVVLVLIRTFRALAAGKLFVPE; this comes from the coding sequence ATGTCCGAGCAACAGACTTCGTCCGATCTTCACTGGCTGGCCCATGTCCCGGTACCGCTTTTCGCCGTTGTCATGGGGGTGGTTGGGCTCGGCCTAGCTTGGCGCAAGGCGCATGACGTCTTGGATTTGAGCGCGGTACCTGGCGAGGCGGTGCTGCTGTTGGGGGGGAGTCTGTTTCTGGCCATTCTGGTTCTGTACGGTCTGAAAGTCCTGCGCTTTCCCGCCGAGTTCAAAGCCGAAATGAATCATCCGGTACGGGCCAATTTCGGGGCGGCGGTCTCCATCAGCTTGTTATTGATGGCATCGGCCTTCCTGGGCTGGAACCGGGCGGTGGCCGAGGGGCTATGGATGGCGGGCGCGGCTTTGCAGTTGGCCATTACCCTGCGCATGCTGGGCCGCTGGCTGTTCGAGGCCTACGAGATCCATCATTCCAATCCGGCCTGGTTTATTCCGGTGGTCGGCAACCTCTTGGTGCCCATCGCCGGGGTCAAGTTGGGGCACTTGGAGACCGCTTGGTTTTTTTTCTCTGTCGGCATGGTGTTTTGGGTGGTGTTGTTCAGCATCGTTTTTTACCGCATCGTCTTTCACCCGCAAATGCCGCCGAAGCTGGTGCCGACCCTGTTCATCTTCATTCCGCCGCCCGCGGTCGGGTTTTTGGCCTATCTGCTGTTGACCGGCGGGGAATTGGACCCTTTCGCGCGCATCTTGTTCTCCTTCGCCTTCTTCCTGGTGATCCTGTTGATCAGCCTGGGGCGACGGTTCGCCAGCGTGCCCTTTGCGATCACTTGGTGGGCCTTTACCTTCCCACTGGATGCGGCGGCCCTGGCTACCTTGGAATATGCCCGGCTGACGGGAAGCACCCTGTTCTCCGGCGCGGCCTGGGGGCTGCTGTTATTGGCTACCGGGGTAGTGGTTCTGGTCTTGATCCGCACCTTCCGTGCCTTGGCCGCCGGGAAGCTGTTTGTGCCCGAGTGA
- a CDS encoding ChaN family lipoprotein, with the protein MLRPFVIALAALLTLPALADTSPDACVATGQWTRASDGRALESSSLLLNMSRKPAVLLGESHDNWEHHRWQLDTVAGLHALNPNMVLGFESFPRRVQPILDQWTSGQLGEAEFLDRVEWGTVWGYPAEQYMPLFHFARRHRIPMVALNVDLSLIRKVRVEGWEAVDEGQRRGVGTPAEALPTYRERLTNFFRRHEAMRKTRKHGEPATAVPHTEDPKDTPFTEEEKTRLERFIDAQLLWDRAMAEAVASVRTAGGNPLVIGIMGSGHLTGRQGAPHQLADLGIPDAAVLLPWIIGDEDCAQLAETKADAVYGLELLPQPAKKPRMLLGVFIEGTDDGVLISKVSEGSVAETTGILAKDVITKAAGQTVRKAKDLKEIITSLIPGVWLPLEVKRGDETLHMIAKFPAQP; encoded by the coding sequence ATGCTCCGTCCCTTCGTTATTGCCCTTGCCGCCTTGCTGACTTTACCGGCCCTGGCGGATACGTCGCCCGACGCCTGTGTCGCCACCGGTCAATGGACTCGCGCCTCCGACGGGCGAGCGCTGGAAAGCTCCTCGCTGCTCCTCAACATGTCGCGCAAACCGGCGGTCCTGCTGGGCGAATCCCACGACAATTGGGAGCATCACCGCTGGCAACTGGACACCGTGGCCGGGTTGCATGCCCTGAATCCCAACATGGTACTGGGCTTCGAATCCTTTCCCCGTCGGGTGCAGCCGATTCTCGATCAATGGACCAGCGGCCAATTGGGCGAGGCGGAATTCCTTGACCGGGTGGAATGGGGCACCGTCTGGGGCTATCCGGCTGAACAATATATGCCGCTGTTCCATTTTGCCCGTCGCCATCGCATTCCCATGGTGGCGCTGAACGTGGATCTGTCGCTGATTCGCAAAGTGCGCGTCGAGGGCTGGGAGGCCGTGGACGAAGGCCAGCGACGCGGTGTCGGCACTCCCGCTGAGGCGCTGCCGACCTACCGCGAGCGGCTGACCAATTTCTTCCGCCGCCACGAGGCCATGCGGAAAACGCGCAAGCATGGAGAACCAGCCACCGCCGTGCCTCATACGGAAGACCCCAAGGACACGCCCTTCACCGAAGAGGAAAAGACCCGACTGGAACGCTTCATTGACGCCCAACTCCTGTGGGACCGGGCCATGGCCGAGGCGGTGGCCAGCGTGCGCACGGCGGGCGGCAACCCGTTGGTCATAGGCATCATGGGTTCAGGGCATCTGACCGGACGCCAGGGCGCGCCGCACCAGCTGGCCGACCTGGGCATTCCAGACGCGGCGGTACTGCTGCCCTGGATCATTGGCGACGAAGATTGTGCGCAACTCGCCGAGACCAAGGCCGACGCGGTCTATGGCCTGGAGCTGTTACCGCAACCGGCCAAAAAACCCCGTATGCTGCTCGGCGTGTTCATCGAAGGCACCGACGATGGCGTGCTGATTTCCAAGGTTTCCGAAGGCTCCGTCGCCGAGACCACCGGCATTCTGGCCAAAGACGTGATCACCAAGGCCGCTGGACAGACCGTCCGCAAGGCCAAGGACCTGAAAGAGATTATTACCAGCCTGATCCCCGGCGTCTGGTTGCCGCTGGAAGTCAAACGCGGCGACGAAACCCTCCATATGATAGCGAAATTTCCTGCACAGCCATGA